A stretch of Aerococcus christensenii DNA encodes these proteins:
- a CDS encoding mannose/fructose/sorbose PTS transporter subunit IID yields MANNNIKDNHTITKKDLFETFVYSNFQQASFNYERIHALAFCVDMIPTIKRVYKTKEEQVKALKRHLPFFNVTPGLVGPVIGVTMALEEARAQNKNVDEQTINSLKIGLMGPLCGVGDPLMWGTLRPITAALGASIALSGSVLGPLMFFVSFNAVRLALKWYGLVYGFKQGINIVKELSGNFLQKLTEGASILGLFVMGVLVNSWAKINIPIVVSKTTNPTTGQEVITTIQNILDSLIPGLLPLGLTFLMMYLLKKKVNPTLLIFSLFGIGILGYWLGFLGK; encoded by the coding sequence ATGGCTAATAATAATATAAAAGATAATCACACTATTACCAAAAAAGACTTATTTGAAACTTTTGTTTATTCAAACTTTCAACAAGCTTCATTTAACTATGAAAGAATTCATGCGTTGGCTTTTTGTGTAGATATGATACCTACTATTAAGCGAGTATATAAAACTAAAGAAGAACAAGTTAAAGCTTTAAAACGACATTTACCATTTTTTAATGTTACTCCAGGGCTGGTAGGGCCTGTTATAGGGGTTACTATGGCTTTAGAAGAAGCGAGAGCCCAAAATAAAAATGTTGATGAGCAGACTATAAATAGTTTAAAAATAGGATTAATGGGGCCTTTATGTGGGGTTGGAGATCCACTAATGTGGGGTACTTTGAGACCTATTACAGCAGCGTTAGGGGCTTCCATTGCACTATCAGGAAGTGTCTTAGGACCTCTTATGTTCTTTGTTTCTTTTAATGCAGTTAGATTAGCTTTAAAGTGGTATGGATTAGTATATGGCTTTAAACAAGGGATAAATATAGTTAAAGAATTATCTGGTAATTTCTTACAAAAACTAACTGAAGGGGCATCTATATTAGGGTTATTTGTTATGGGGGTATTAGTTAATTCTTGGGCAAAGATAAATATTCCAATAGTAGTTTCTAAAACAACAAATCCTACTACAGGACAAGAAGTTATAACTACTATTCAAAATATATTAGACTCTTTAATCCCTGGATTACTTCCTTTAGGATTAACCTTTTTAATGATGTATTTATTAAAGAAGAAAGTGAATCCTACATTACTTATCTTTTCTTTATTCGGAATTGGAATTTTAGGGTATTGGTTGGGATTTTTAGGAAAATAG
- a CDS encoding alcohol dehydrogenase catalytic domain-containing protein encodes MKTKAVRLYGKNDLRLEEIELSVINESEILVSVITDSICMSSWKLVQKGEEHKKAPDDLKNNPILIGHEFCGKILEVGNKWKDKYKVGDKYIIQANLQLKDRPDCPGYSYAYTGGDTQYAILSEDVMNQDCLLIYRGDSYFKGSLVEPLSTVIRAFKTNYHNKDNKFEHIMGIKEGGNLLIIGGTGAMGMLAVDYALHGPVNPKTVTVTGINQEIINRLESLYTSTEDTKLNYVNVKDCENQKKVLMDTIDGKFDDIFIMVADSNLVELASDILAPNGCINFFAGPQNKSFKATINLYDIHYSNAHYVGNSGGNAQDMKEAISLIENSIINVENIVTHILGLNEVVNVTTNFPKIKGWKKLVYTHKNIPLTKLSDINQKSDLYNILKSNNNLWSKEAEKYILENAKEI; translated from the coding sequence ATGAAAACAAAGGCAGTTAGGTTATATGGGAAAAATGATTTAAGACTAGAAGAAATTGAACTCTCTGTTATAAATGAGTCTGAAATCCTTGTTTCAGTTATTACAGATAGTATATGTATGAGCTCTTGGAAATTAGTTCAAAAAGGAGAAGAACATAAAAAAGCTCCTGATGATTTAAAAAATAATCCTATATTAATAGGTCATGAATTTTGTGGAAAAATTCTTGAAGTGGGTAATAAATGGAAAGATAAATATAAAGTAGGCGACAAATATATTATTCAAGCCAATCTTCAGTTGAAAGATCGTCCTGATTGCCCAGGTTATTCTTATGCTTATACAGGTGGAGATACTCAATACGCTATTTTATCAGAAGACGTAATGAATCAGGATTGTTTATTAATTTATAGAGGAGATAGCTATTTTAAAGGCTCGTTAGTAGAACCGTTGTCTACCGTTATTCGAGCATTTAAAACTAACTATCATAATAAAGATAATAAATTTGAACATATTATGGGTATTAAAGAAGGAGGAAATTTGTTAATTATTGGAGGAACTGGAGCCATGGGCATGTTGGCTGTAGATTATGCACTCCATGGACCTGTTAATCCTAAAACAGTTACAGTTACTGGAATTAATCAAGAAATTATAAATAGATTAGAATCGCTTTATACGAGTACCGAAGACACAAAGTTGAATTATGTTAATGTTAAAGATTGTGAAAATCAAAAAAAGGTGTTAATGGATACGATTGATGGAAAATTTGATGATATTTTCATAATGGTAGCTGATTCTAATTTAGTAGAATTAGCTTCGGATATACTAGCACCTAACGGGTGTATTAATTTCTTTGCTGGACCACAAAATAAATCTTTTAAAGCAACAATTAATTTATATGATATCCACTATTCTAATGCACATTATGTTGGAAATTCTGGAGGAAATGCGCAGGATATGAAAGAAGCTATTTCTTTAATAGAAAATAGTATTATTAATGTTGAAAATATTGTCACTCATATACTTGGTTTAAATGAAGTAGTGAATGTTACTACAAATTTTCCTAAAATTAAAGGATGGAAAAAATTAGTGTATACACATAAAAATATACCTTTGACTAAGCTAAGTGATATTAATCAAAAATCAGATCTTTACAATATTCTAAAAAGTAATAACAACTTATGGAGTAAAGAAGCAGAAAAATATATATTAGAGAATGCTAAAGAAATTTAA
- a CDS encoding SDR family oxidoreductase: MEDWLGIKDRVVIVTGASSGIGASVVQELLDDGCRVANFDIKDNGLVHENYLFLQTDVSSRENVEASVQKVVDKWESVDALVNNAGINVPRLLVDPKDPKGKYELADDIFDKMVAINQKGVFLLAQTVARILVNKRQGVIINMCSESGLEGSEGQSPYAGSKAAVYSYTRSWAKELGKHNVRVVGVAPGILEETGLRTLAYEEALSYTRGKTVEQLRAGYASTTTTPLGRSGKLTEVSDLVAYLVSDRSSYITGTTINIAGGKTRG; this comes from the coding sequence ATGGAAGATTGGTTAGGTATTAAGGACCGTGTAGTCATTGTCACAGGTGCATCATCAGGAATCGGAGCTTCTGTTGTCCAAGAATTGTTGGATGATGGTTGCCGAGTAGCAAATTTTGATATTAAAGATAACGGACTTGTTCATGAAAATTATCTTTTCCTTCAAACCGATGTTTCTTCACGCGAAAATGTTGAAGCTTCTGTTCAAAAAGTAGTAGATAAATGGGAAAGTGTAGATGCCTTAGTCAATAATGCTGGTATTAATGTTCCTCGCTTATTAGTTGATCCTAAAGATCCTAAAGGGAAATATGAATTAGCTGATGACATCTTTGATAAAATGGTAGCTATTAATCAGAAGGGCGTATTCCTTCTTGCTCAAACTGTTGCTCGTATTTTAGTGAATAAACGCCAAGGGGTTATCATCAATATGTGCTCAGAATCTGGTCTTGAAGGTTCTGAAGGGCAAAGTCCTTACGCAGGGTCAAAAGCTGCCGTTTATTCTTATACCCGCTCTTGGGCAAAAGAACTTGGCAAGCATAACGTTCGTGTAGTAGGTGTTGCCCCTGGGATTTTAGAAGAAACCGGCTTGCGAACCCTTGCGTATGAAGAAGCGCTTTCCTACACACGTGGAAAAACAGTGGAACAATTACGAGCAGGCTACGCAAGTACTACCACTACCCCTCTTGGTCGAAGCGGAAAATTAACAGAAGTCAGTGATTTAGTGGCTTACCTAGTTTCCGATCGGTCAAGTTATATTACTGGAACGACTATTAATATTGCTGGAGGGAAAACTAGAGGATAA
- a CDS encoding fructose-bisphosphatase class III: MTYSRDFLALLSEKFPTKAQATTEIINLEAIMALPKGTEHFMTDLHGEYDAVNHVMRNGSGNIKEKIHEIFNERLSQNRQNQLATIIYYPEEKIAALTKPMKTTQEVEEFYTLTITRLIELTQFVVSKYTRSKVRKAMKEDMAYIMDELIFKDSILTNKENYYRSIIQTVISLGEAPKLITRLSELIRELVVDRLHILGDIYDRGPAPDRIINLLMKKKALDIEWGNHDMIWMGAASGSKVLIANVLRIQARYDNLSVVEHCYGIPLRSFIHFAQQTYSSDPASLKGFYPKLPKDCTYPQDEIDQLAKLQQAIAIIQFKLEAQVIKRHPEFGCDNRLLLDKINYEKGTITLNGKNYPLENKTFPTVDPKDPYKLTKEEEQVMNDLQTAFLLSDRLQNHMNFLLNKGSMYRIYNNNLMFHGCIPMNPNGSFMAASIDGETLSGQALLDKFDQVVRRMYANRGPKESENPDLDYCWYLWQGEGSALFGKKQMTTFERYYIADKATHKEHKNVYYKWRENEEFINKVLKEFHIDPEKGHIINGHTPIKAKEGEDAIKANGKMIVIDGGFAKAYQSTTGLGGFTLLYNSYGMQLIAHHPFEGKAAAIANETDIESTRRIVDKEVDRLYVRDTDNGYLLAHQVQELKALIAAYESGEISEQ, encoded by the coding sequence ATGACCTATAGTCGCGATTTTCTCGCTCTACTTTCAGAAAAGTTCCCCACAAAGGCCCAAGCTACAACAGAAATTATTAATCTTGAAGCCATCATGGCTCTTCCAAAAGGCACTGAACACTTTATGACAGACCTCCACGGTGAATACGACGCTGTCAACCATGTCATGCGAAACGGTTCTGGAAATATCAAAGAAAAAATTCATGAAATTTTCAATGAACGTCTGAGTCAAAATCGACAAAATCAATTAGCGACCATTATCTATTATCCTGAAGAAAAGATTGCTGCTTTGACAAAACCTATGAAAACCACTCAAGAAGTCGAAGAGTTCTATACATTAACCATCACGCGCTTAATCGAACTCACTCAATTCGTGGTTTCTAAATATACCCGTTCCAAAGTTAGAAAAGCGATGAAGGAAGACATGGCTTACATTATGGATGAATTAATTTTTAAAGATTCTATCCTTACTAACAAAGAAAACTACTATCGTTCCATCATCCAAACCGTTATTTCACTTGGAGAAGCTCCTAAACTGATTACTCGTTTATCAGAACTCATTCGGGAGCTTGTTGTCGACCGACTTCATATTCTTGGGGACATCTATGATAGAGGTCCTGCTCCCGATCGTATTATCAACTTGCTAATGAAAAAGAAAGCCCTCGATATCGAATGGGGCAATCACGATATGATCTGGATGGGAGCTGCGTCCGGCTCAAAAGTTTTAATCGCTAACGTTCTTAGAATCCAAGCCCGCTATGATAACCTAAGCGTTGTAGAACACTGCTACGGGATTCCACTACGTTCCTTTATTCACTTTGCCCAACAAACTTACAGCAGTGATCCAGCTAGTCTAAAAGGCTTCTATCCTAAACTTCCTAAAGATTGTACCTATCCTCAAGATGAAATCGATCAATTGGCAAAACTCCAACAAGCCATTGCCATCATCCAGTTCAAACTCGAAGCCCAAGTGATTAAGCGGCACCCAGAATTTGGATGTGATAACCGACTTTTACTGGACAAAATTAATTACGAAAAAGGAACCATTACCCTTAACGGAAAAAACTATCCACTCGAAAACAAGACTTTTCCTACTGTTGATCCTAAAGATCCGTATAAGCTCACTAAAGAAGAAGAACAAGTCATGAATGATTTGCAAACCGCCTTTTTATTAAGTGACCGATTACAAAATCATATGAACTTCTTATTGAATAAAGGATCTATGTACAGAATTTATAATAACAATCTCATGTTCCATGGCTGTATTCCGATGAATCCGAACGGCTCCTTTATGGCAGCTTCCATTGACGGAGAAACCTTATCCGGTCAAGCACTTCTTGATAAATTCGATCAAGTTGTTCGACGTATGTATGCCAACCGTGGCCCTAAAGAAAGCGAAAATCCTGATCTCGATTACTGCTGGTATCTCTGGCAAGGAGAAGGATCTGCTCTCTTTGGCAAAAAACAAATGACAACTTTTGAACGCTATTACATCGCCGATAAAGCTACTCATAAAGAACATAAAAATGTTTATTATAAATGGCGTGAAAATGAAGAATTCATTAATAAGGTCTTAAAGGAATTCCATATTGATCCCGAAAAAGGTCACATCATCAATGGGCATACCCCAATTAAAGCCAAAGAAGGGGAAGACGCTATCAAAGCCAATGGTAAAATGATCGTGATTGATGGAGGATTCGCCAAAGCTTACCAATCAACTACAGGACTTGGGGGATTTACCCTCCTTTACAATTCTTATGGGATGCAGCTCATTGCCCACCATCCTTTCGAAGGGAAAGCTGCCGCTATTGCGAATGAAACGGATATAGAATCCACACGACGAATTGTCGATAAAGAAGTTGATCGTTTATACGTTCGAGATACTGACAACGGTTATCTTCTCGCTCACCAAGTCCAAGAACTCAAAGCTCTTATTGCCGCTTATGAGTCTGGAGAAATTAGTGAACAGTAA
- a CDS encoding FAD:protein FMN transferase, with product MEAKKRVALMGTVIELQVAHPKADSLLQETVRRLEDYEHRFSANKKDSMLGQVNQAAGKHPVQVDEDLFDLIALAKEVSLSTHLAFNLAIGPLVQLWRIGFEDAHVPDPKDIQCQIQKVDPKAVLLREEEHQVYLKKEGMAIDLGAIAKGYFADQIIAFWKGQGAMYGLINLGGNVRVMGDSPKSEDGSWQIGIQKPGQRRGELIGKVRVKDKSVVTSGIYERKLCVQGRTYHHIFDSKTGYPLTSDMTSLTVISDRSVNGEIWTTALFHYSAKEAIFRLDKQEGLEGLAINQTGEIFFSKGLRGNE from the coding sequence ATGGAAGCGAAGAAACGTGTTGCCTTAATGGGAACGGTTATTGAATTGCAGGTAGCTCATCCTAAGGCTGACTCTCTTTTACAAGAGACGGTGAGGCGTTTAGAGGATTATGAGCACCGCTTTTCAGCGAATAAGAAAGATTCCATGTTAGGACAAGTTAATCAAGCTGCGGGAAAACATCCTGTGCAAGTAGATGAGGATTTATTTGACTTGATTGCTTTGGCAAAAGAAGTCAGTCTATCTACCCATCTTGCTTTTAATTTAGCTATCGGCCCTTTGGTACAACTTTGGCGGATTGGTTTCGAAGATGCTCATGTTCCTGACCCGAAAGACATTCAATGTCAAATACAGAAAGTAGATCCAAAGGCCGTTCTTTTAAGAGAAGAGGAACATCAGGTTTATCTAAAAAAAGAAGGCATGGCGATTGATTTGGGAGCCATTGCGAAGGGGTACTTTGCAGACCAAATTATCGCTTTCTGGAAGGGGCAAGGAGCGATGTATGGTCTGATTAATCTGGGAGGAAATGTTCGGGTGATGGGAGATTCTCCGAAAAGTGAGGATGGCAGCTGGCAAATTGGTATTCAAAAACCAGGGCAGCGACGTGGAGAGCTTATAGGAAAAGTTCGTGTAAAGGATAAATCAGTCGTGACGTCTGGCATCTATGAACGCAAACTTTGCGTTCAGGGACGAACTTATCATCATATTTTTGATTCAAAAACGGGCTATCCGCTGACTTCAGATATGACCAGTTTAACGGTTATTTCCGATCGCTCAGTAAATGGTGAAATTTGGACGACTGCCCTTTTTCACTATTCTGCAAAAGAAGCGATTTTTCGGTTAGATAAGCAGGAGGGATTAGAAGGGCTAGCTATTAATCAAACAGGTGAAATATTTTTTTCAAAAGGATTACGTGGGAATGAATAA
- a CDS encoding alpha-amylase family glycosyl hydrolase encodes MAKVTNLTLRHKTAYKIYVRNFSKKGTFLGIIPQLDRLKDMGISLLILGPIFQSTDIHAEGECGNPYFVKGFREIDPDYGTKEDFQMLIQAIHDHNMEVLLEIPVPQLAKDSPLVDSHPEYFLHDYKGNVCSRVPGSFLGVDLDFSNPKMWDDLIEILKEWAALVDGFFVRNAQLVRTEFWNSARAEVEDVHPYFYWLSNTLTADTMFLLRMNRIPYYTEGEIYTNFDVLDDQSFLGFYQAYREEKITIEQLAYMLNYEEVTCPSTGVRNTGYEHEDQPRISALLSNKDLLWNWTALSFFKKGMVELLMGQEVGCLSPVPVTKREEIDWTVREDLTEMICRLSEMKEWEICKSGYFFCRSQEPNLLICSYHYYAQHLFGIFNLRPDHQHHTLEIELPQGAYKNLIGEESYTIKEGTLKVGNRAVILNYEGDVSLPH; translated from the coding sequence ATGGCAAAAGTAACAAATCTGACCTTAAGACACAAAACAGCTTATAAAATTTATGTCCGAAATTTTAGTAAGAAAGGAACTTTTTTAGGGATTATTCCGCAACTTGATCGTTTAAAGGACATGGGAATTTCTCTCCTTATTTTGGGGCCTATTTTTCAATCCACTGATATTCATGCAGAAGGAGAATGTGGCAATCCTTATTTTGTAAAAGGGTTTCGAGAGATTGATCCGGATTATGGAACGAAGGAAGACTTTCAAATGTTGATTCAAGCCATACATGATCACAATATGGAGGTCCTATTAGAAATTCCTGTGCCGCAATTGGCCAAAGACTCTCCATTAGTTGACAGCCATCCCGAGTATTTTTTACATGATTATAAGGGAAATGTCTGCTCCCGAGTTCCTGGTTCTTTTTTGGGAGTGGATTTAGATTTTTCAAATCCTAAGATGTGGGACGATTTAATTGAAATATTAAAAGAATGGGCGGCACTAGTAGATGGATTTTTCGTGAGAAATGCGCAGCTGGTTCGAACAGAATTTTGGAATAGTGCGCGGGCAGAAGTAGAAGATGTTCATCCTTATTTTTATTGGTTAAGTAATACTTTAACTGCTGATACTATGTTCCTCCTTAGAATGAATCGGATCCCTTACTATACAGAAGGAGAAATATATACCAATTTTGATGTATTGGATGATCAATCCTTCCTAGGCTTTTATCAAGCTTATCGAGAAGAGAAGATCACCATCGAACAGCTCGCCTATATGTTGAATTATGAAGAAGTGACTTGTCCTTCTACAGGGGTTAGAAATACAGGGTATGAACATGAAGATCAGCCTCGAATTTCAGCTTTGTTGTCGAATAAGGATCTTTTATGGAATTGGACGGCCTTGTCATTTTTCAAAAAGGGTATGGTAGAGCTGTTAATGGGACAAGAAGTGGGGTGCCTATCGCCTGTTCCTGTTACAAAACGGGAGGAGATAGATTGGACAGTTCGAGAAGATTTGACAGAGATGATTTGTCGGCTGAGCGAAATGAAAGAATGGGAAATTTGTAAAAGTGGATATTTTTTCTGCCGGAGTCAAGAACCCAATTTATTGATTTGTTCTTATCATTACTATGCTCAACATTTATTTGGCATTTTTAATTTGAGACCAGATCATCAGCACCATACTTTAGAAATTGAGCTTCCGCAAGGGGCTTATAAAAATTTGATTGGCGAAGAAAGCTATACGATTAAAGAAGGAACGTTGAAGGTAGGAAATCGAGCAGTGATTTTAAATTACGAAGGAGATGTGTCTCTTCCTCACTAA
- a CDS encoding Cof-type HAD-IIB family hydrolase, with protein MYKLAVFDLDGTLLTSEHQVSSATYGALKDLKRNDIEVVISSGRPLPGVKKIQEQVGKELVRYLSSFNGGKIVDSCQNGRVLFQAALSDEEVREITEWMLEKDVDINTYDDQNVLALHQPKYPYMQYEADLVSLPIRVFDFRGRVLANKVMITGEPDYLDQLRCELPADWENRFNIVKSAPYFLEFNPLEANKGDSLRNLAEVLAIKQEEIMAFGDQENDLPMIEWAGMGVAMGNAVLSVKEAANYVTATNDEEGICQAVDHLVLGKMRRK; from the coding sequence ATGTATAAATTAGCAGTTTTTGATTTAGATGGGACTCTCTTAACCAGTGAACACCAAGTATCATCAGCCACTTATGGAGCGCTCAAAGACTTGAAGAGGAATGATATAGAGGTTGTTATTTCTTCAGGGCGTCCGCTTCCTGGAGTGAAAAAAATTCAAGAGCAAGTTGGAAAAGAATTGGTGCGTTATCTTTCGAGCTTTAATGGTGGAAAAATTGTGGATTCTTGTCAGAATGGTCGTGTACTATTTCAAGCCGCTTTGAGTGACGAAGAAGTTCGTGAGATTACAGAATGGATGCTTGAAAAAGATGTAGATATTAATACTTATGATGACCAAAATGTTTTAGCGCTTCATCAACCGAAATATCCTTATATGCAGTATGAAGCAGATTTGGTAAGTTTGCCGATTCGTGTCTTTGATTTTAGAGGAAGAGTTCTTGCGAATAAGGTAATGATTACCGGAGAACCTGATTATTTGGATCAGTTGCGGTGTGAATTGCCTGCAGATTGGGAAAATAGGTTTAATATTGTCAAAAGTGCCCCTTATTTTTTAGAGTTTAATCCGCTAGAAGCGAATAAGGGAGATAGTTTACGAAATTTGGCTGAAGTTTTGGCAATTAAGCAAGAAGAGATCATGGCCTTTGGTGATCAAGAGAATGACCTCCCTATGATTGAATGGGCGGGAATGGGAGTTGCTATGGGCAATGCCGTATTGTCAGTGAAAGAAGCTGCGAATTATGTAACAGCTACTAACGATGAGGAAGGTATTTGTCAAGCTGTGGATCATTTGGTATTAGGAAAAATGAGGAGAAAGTAA
- a CDS encoding ECF transporter S component, with the protein MKTNLQKKTLTSLFIAIVTLQSFIPWIGYIPIGPANVTIIHITVIAGGVILGPSVGAGIGFVWGALSLYHNMVSPTILSAIFLNPLVSILPRVCVGFLSGLVYKILDKHLSKFVNRVLVGVLGTITNTSLVIIMTALFASKAYAAALGIQESAVLETFVATLGLNFVLEVIIAGMVVPVIGSVFDRLQR; encoded by the coding sequence ATGAAAACGAATTTACAAAAGAAAACACTCACAAGTTTATTTATTGCGATAGTTACTTTACAAAGTTTCATTCCTTGGATTGGCTACATTCCTATTGGACCAGCGAACGTTACGATTATTCATATTACAGTTATCGCAGGAGGAGTTATTCTGGGCCCATCAGTGGGAGCGGGGATAGGTTTTGTATGGGGAGCTTTATCGCTTTATCATAATATGGTTTCTCCAACGATTTTATCCGCTATTTTTTTAAATCCTCTCGTATCTATCCTTCCAAGGGTTTGTGTAGGCTTTTTGTCGGGATTAGTTTACAAGATTTTAGATAAGCATTTGAGTAAATTTGTGAATCGCGTGTTAGTCGGTGTTCTTGGAACGATTACGAATACTTCGCTGGTTATTATAATGACGGCTTTATTTGCTTCTAAAGCTTATGCAGCAGCCTTGGGTATTCAAGAAAGCGCTGTTTTAGAGACCTTTGTAGCTACTTTGGGATTGAACTTTGTATTAGAAGTCATAATAGCGGGGATGGTCGTCCCTGTGATTGGGTCTGTTTTCGATCGATTACAGAGATAA
- a CDS encoding pseudouridine synthase → MRLQTLIQQTQGLSATKARKWIHQGKVQVDGQVVLDGNRAVDPSLQTISVANERVGESLGYRYVMYHKKKGQVSAKSDRQWPTPFDELPDDYQGLTIVGRLDRDVTGLLLLTDNGQWHYLMESDRFHIPKTYLVTVNGRIDDEMIRKFQKGVVWSDGFQCRPAQLEILETCETKSIGRLTITEGKRHQVKKIFLACGVKVIALERIALGPFTLDPFLEEGTYRPFTAEECQVVLDLLKNYQR, encoded by the coding sequence ATGCGTCTACAAACTCTTATCCAACAGACACAAGGACTATCAGCCACTAAAGCGAGAAAATGGATCCATCAAGGAAAGGTTCAAGTAGATGGTCAAGTGGTCTTGGATGGAAATCGAGCAGTCGATCCTTCTCTTCAAACGATTTCTGTTGCGAATGAACGTGTAGGCGAGTCTTTAGGCTACCGATATGTGATGTACCATAAGAAGAAAGGACAAGTTTCTGCGAAAAGTGATCGCCAATGGCCGACGCCTTTTGATGAATTACCAGACGATTATCAGGGATTAACGATTGTTGGAAGATTAGATCGAGATGTTACAGGTCTGCTTTTATTAACGGATAATGGTCAATGGCATTACTTGATGGAAAGTGATCGCTTCCATATTCCTAAAACCTATCTTGTAACGGTTAATGGACGAATAGACGATGAAATGATTCGGAAATTTCAAAAAGGTGTTGTCTGGTCAGATGGCTTTCAATGTCGACCAGCTCAACTCGAGATTCTTGAAACGTGTGAAACGAAAAGTATAGGCCGTTTAACGATTACGGAAGGCAAGCGCCACCAAGTAAAAAAGATATTTTTAGCCTGCGGAGTAAAGGTGATCGCCTTAGAGCGGATTGCTTTAGGACCTTTTACCCTTGATCCTTTTTTAGAAGAAGGAACGTATCGTCCGTTTACTGCAGAAGAATGCCAGGTTGTTCTTGATCTTTTAAAGAATTATCAGCGCTAG
- a CDS encoding uracil-xanthine permease family protein: protein MSHMMKGSNLEVKMDEKVPLSEGLTLGLQHALSMNVYVGPMIIAGMIGLSSAETTGVIQSTFIASGLAMILQTLLMKLPVAQGASFIPIAALSGISMVHGGGMAGWSVAMTASLIGALVLLLVGFTGFVDKLIHHFIPHFVGSVIVLCIGLSLMPAAVGNIYHAPNGSVGQNLTLGMLTVAVMVICSLLGEKVTGLFGKVLRIGSVLLTFIVGCVVAYFMGILDASVVGQADWVSLPLFLGKDIQFTFDGSSVLTVLIVYLLLLSESAGTWIAMANTCETSLTTETINKGVIGEALSCVISSIFGTSPMTGFSSNAGIICLTKVASRQVFVLGGALLFVFGLSGKLSALISVIPGAVIGGIFLVICGTIFMGGLQSIDYKKMCTSKGTFVVILPVATIALLQYIPQDFLNQLPEVLKYFLGSPVSVASLLAIVLNKAIPEKE, encoded by the coding sequence ATGTCACACATGATGAAGGGGTCAAATTTAGAAGTTAAAATGGATGAGAAAGTTCCATTATCAGAGGGACTCACTCTTGGCTTACAGCACGCTTTGTCTATGAATGTTTATGTAGGACCGATGATTATCGCAGGAATGATAGGCTTATCATCAGCTGAAACGACAGGGGTTATCCAATCGACTTTCATTGCGTCAGGATTAGCGATGATCCTTCAAACTTTATTAATGAAACTTCCCGTTGCACAGGGAGCATCGTTCATTCCTATTGCAGCTTTATCTGGAATTTCAATGGTACATGGTGGAGGGATGGCTGGGTGGTCTGTAGCGATGACCGCTTCTTTAATCGGTGCTTTAGTACTGTTACTAGTGGGATTTACTGGATTTGTGGATAAACTTATTCATCACTTTATTCCACATTTTGTAGGTTCTGTTATTGTTTTATGCATTGGATTAAGTTTGATGCCGGCAGCCGTTGGAAATATTTATCATGCTCCAAACGGAAGTGTGGGGCAGAACCTAACGCTTGGAATGTTGACGGTCGCAGTGATGGTGATTTGTTCTCTCCTTGGGGAAAAGGTAACGGGGTTATTTGGAAAAGTGTTACGCATTGGCTCTGTTCTGTTGACGTTTATTGTAGGATGTGTCGTTGCTTATTTTATGGGAATTTTGGATGCTAGCGTAGTTGGACAAGCAGATTGGGTGAGTCTACCTTTATTTTTAGGAAAAGATATTCAATTTACTTTTGACGGTTCATCTGTGTTAACGGTTCTTATTGTCTATCTTTTACTTTTATCTGAATCTGCAGGTACTTGGATTGCCATGGCTAATACGTGTGAAACCTCTTTAACGACAGAGACCATTAATAAAGGGGTCATCGGAGAAGCTCTATCGTGTGTTATTTCTTCTATATTTGGAACGAGTCCTATGACAGGATTTTCTTCTAATGCAGGGATTATCTGTTTAACAAAAGTAGCTAGTCGCCAAGTCTTCGTTTTGGGCGGAGCGCTCCTTTTTGTATTCGGACTTTCAGGTAAATTGTCTGCTCTTATATCTGTTATTCCAGGGGCAGTCATCGGTGGTATTTTCTTGGTGATTTGTGGGACCATCTTCATGGGCGGATTACAGAGTATAGATTATAAAAAGATGTGTACGTCCAAGGGAACTTTTGTAGTCATCTTGCCAGTAGCGACGATTGCCTTGCTTCAGTACATTCCACAAGACTTTTTGAATCAGTTACCAGAAGTTTTAAAATATTTCTTAGGGTCTCCTGTGTCAGTGGCTAGTTTGTTAGCAATTGTTTTGAATAAAGCAATTCCAGAAAAGGAGTAA